Proteins encoded in a region of the Bombyx mori chromosome 21, ASM3026992v2 genome:
- the LOC101743322 gene encoding large ribosomal subunit protein bL34m, which yields MSGLISTILQPLKLIRQSSIYTGVSSSLVRPDAFLLSSIRTKVRCYFPRPNEVKRVRRHGWDFRMSTPNGRRIIMRRLLKGRHVLTH from the exons ATGTCAGGACTAATTTCAACAATCCTCCAACCCCTAAA ACTCATTAGGCAATCATCAATTTACACAGGAGTGAGCTCGAGTTTAGTGAGACCAGATGCGTTTTTGTTGTCCTCAATTAGGACCAAAGTAAGATGCTATTTTCCACGACCTAATGAGGTTAAAAGAGTTCGACGTCACGGATGGGATTTCAGGATGTCTACTCCAAATGGTCGCCGCATTATAATGAGGAGATTATTGAAAGGGAGACATGTTCTCACACATTAG